One stretch of Armigeres subalbatus isolate Guangzhou_Male chromosome 2, GZ_Asu_2, whole genome shotgun sequence DNA includes these proteins:
- the LOC134213419 gene encoding GTPase-activating protein CdGAPr-like isoform X5 yields MMSHSSANKHTPAAVSFVANNLETASSTSSGPILVAKMSEKVRTTSDSESEINYDLFSTSVTSDGGASSSVMNTSQISNASNDSTHIKSANLTRSQNVGGSCRFPKLEECAHFHYERVQLGKLSVKLVSEEKTDSQLQGQSGQSSLLASTDLSSSQTSNAANGVINLLGGKNNWFILRITAGRSDSFLIKRSFENMRFLDEMLHRCVYDRRVSELEDLKELDISDRVDDELETIVAVYVNRLSVIASDAMTCGPVLTWLQIDNKGRRLPVADEETMKSINTPAVGAAYGVRRYVAQACDEISIEVGDMISVIDMPSPAESIWWRGKKSHLQKNQYEVGFFPQSCVATIGDKVPRHMPFPAPLVGSLAVSPTKPVLRKHGKLIAFFRSFILSRPSRRRLKQSGIYKERVFSCDLGEHLLNSGQDIPMVLKCCAEFIEEYGIVDGIYRLSGITSNIQKLRRAFDEERIPDLTHPEIKQDIHAVSSLLKMYFRELPNPLCTYQLYDHFVDAIQTRLEASTDLKLRLIRQTVQKLPPPHYRTLKYLATHLFKISRHSASTGMTERNIAIVWAPNLLRSPALESGGVAALRGVGVQAVVTEYLISNCEQIFDDSGDDFGSHYIESQPNSLSDSNSLQIHSGLDQDLSLSMERPKSLSVGGAKLLSLEEARIRRNCMENAEKTIPINITNTSTHIGSYIEVGGGPSSLPDKYHTVLPVPSWNKRKSHSSWKSIFTRQPRQSNSNQDIKEYSNPTTPTNKDPPVIVTNGRALNEERSVKPDQNGAMKESNSGVMQEKMTKSVDIFDGKSLTIDSCARSNSVDSLRTTGHSRSVSHDSYFDLLQSPLRGGVVTCPSRELSELGLNFDREEPEMRIFSESESLVSSPKVAKESTRRTLRARPEEYTSGGNSVNPSPKKQPRLNIQSPQDASKPQWMMASAETGSLNPDESLCKRYKLEDQLSDIQYIDCNTPEHNISSGGSSLNSNTIFTSAQVHKPPLQEDSDDEHELIGIRNSYPGPQYSYVKYDSPIKETRFSYPGMCAKNKESSSALKEQEMNVDDQHQTHLQKNGSSLYESFILSSQASSKPPKYPGRYSYYQTGSGISGNNDEGRDDELQVVPRSCSENVIRKSDTQKSKLSVMTPQSPVQSPCYSLLVGSTTSSDNSSNMTTPVYEMDVAAVIGQQQQQPLEKTKDETEPRDIKALKRELSLDLSEVSAKAATGKQLATKKNSSPNTPSNFASDNTTNTTTTTTSQSMTPSEFCYHNLNPELSPGELATFAQKVAPGNKPGTPIKATINITYNVRSPVRKEQDESIFRSSPINSCGSLTPTSLKYLEQGDEPLKASECDLLEEEEYQRERRSIYENVLVTPMEPQPVKDTKRLLETNFDETMVYEQVKFYKNAVSQVNEMLGGEPEGNQNVVPGELTPSNLVDLSISEYEAKVPEADSMEKKSKVKLKIKEDEDEEEDEEENTDGINNNKRDSRVGTDSSHSEIKEKVDFVMTSKSEEESDDVPMSDVNDDSLEFDNTDVSLYENVELRKKPFAPVYENMIPGPIGLVTSTLKSTTDDDFSSFCADRSDMDNEMEYRIEIPPKIEIKPITNNISVKQLATKFETSPVDVNPPFDFHHQSKLNNNRGSAGPVVTIRNKSAKDYQNLTNITRSLDENAFVREFGSARKLESFNKSIQQIPEIDNILNENNPNRRKSLDFTRPKSLNPPKKLPTLVGEGIENLKDHVHTPHDCCRQQQHQQQKSSPPSDLKLDLSTKIEDTKEARAYNVRITPTTENRISLVQYNYDNRLNRKDNPQQQQEEDRNSITSISSLKMLGSCKLDRSRIEKIKEERRHQLSEKYRSESFKGERGDYAKLKSKSKSELRDLQDTDSIDPGKKYDSLRFRSKSRVELSDQPYNLDHNLSTAVSLNTVMASSMMIPAGRTRRISDEKNQNDCIASSSPPRSTVSSNIPPDASISQVCDSKFELKTRQKFDKRGSTSSMTEYPLASVTAGRERDSFNGGSNKSFARNGSSGTQRDRFSPQISIKDVAAMFESRSQNQS; encoded by the exons ATGATGAGTCACTCCAGTGCCAATAAACACACTCCTGCTGCGGTGTCATTCGTCGCCAACAACCTAGAGACTGCTAGCAGCACCAGTAGTGGGCCCATCCTCGTCGCCAAAATGTCTGAAAAGGTCCGCACCACCAGCGACAGCGAATCGGAAATCAACTACGATTTGTTCAGCACCAGCGTAACTTCGGACGGCGGAGCGTCATCATCGGTGATGAACACGTCGCAAATTTCCAACGCTTCCAACGATTCGACGCACATCAAGAGTGCCAACCTGACGCGGTCGCAGAATGTCGGAGGG TCCTGTCGTTTTCCCAAGCTAGAAGAATGTGCACACTTCCACTACGAGCGGGTGCAACTTGGCAAGTTGTCCGTCAAGTTGGTGTCGGAGGAAAAGACCGATTCCCAACTTCAAGGACAGAGCGGTCAAAGTTCCCTGCTAGCCAGTACCGATCTGAGTAGTTCGCAAACCAGTAACGCTGCTAACGGTGTTATCAACCTGCTGGGTGGGAAAAATAATTGGTTCATTCTTCGTATTACGGCTGGCCGTTCGGATTCGTTCCTGATAAAGCGATCCTTCGAGAACATGCGCTTCCTGGATGAGATGCTGCACCGATGTGTGTACGATCGACGGGTGAGTGAGCTGGAAGACCTGAAGGAGCTGGATATTTCGGATAGGGTTGATGATGAGCTGGAGACGATAGTTGCGGTTTATGTGAATCGGTTGTCGGTAATTGCCTCCGATGCCATGACGTGTGGACCCGTATTGACATGGTTGCAGATCGATAACAAGGGCAGGCGGCTGCCGGTGGCCGATGAAGAAACTATGAAAAGCATCAACACACCGGCCGTTGGAGCAGCTTACGGAGTGCGAAGGTATGTCGCGCAAGCCTGTGATGAGATTTCTATTGAGGTCGGAGATATGATATCCGTTATCGATATGCCTAGTCCAGCTGAATCAATTTGGTGGCGTGGCAAGAAGAGTCATCTGCAGAAGAACCAGTATGAGGTTGGATTTTTTCCGCAAAGTTGCGTAGCTACTATTGGTGATAAAGTTCCCCGTCATATGCCGTTCCCGGCTCCACTGGTCGGTTCCTTGGCAGTGTCGCCAACTAAACCGGTCCTTAGGAAGCACGGTAAACTGATAGCATTTTTCCGCAGCTTCATCCTATCGCGGCCTTCTCGTCGACGACTGAAACAGAGTGGTATCTACAAAGAGCGCGTGTTTTCCTGTGATTTGGGTGAGCATTTGCTCAACAGTGGACAAGACATTCCAATGGTTCTGAAATGTTGCGCTGAATTTATCGAAGAGTACGGAATTGTGGATGGCATTTACCGACTATCGGGTATTACCTCCAATATACAAAAACTGAGACGTGCCTTCGACGAAGAGAGAATCCCGGATCTAACGCACCCGGAGATTAAGCAGGACATTCATGCTGTGAGTTCCTTATTGAAAATGTACTTCCGAGAACTGCCAAACCCGCTTTGCACATACCAGTTGTACGACCACTTTGTGGACGCCATCCAGACTCGTTTGGAAGCATCGACCGATCTAAAACTTCGTCTGATCCGACAGACTGTACAGAAATTGCCACCTCCGCACTATCGAACGTTGAAGTACCTAGCGACGCATCTGTTTAAAATTTCCCGTCATTCGGCTAGCACGGGAATGACTGAGCGGAACATTGCCATTGTGTGGGCTCCGAACCTTTTGCGTTCACCTGCACTTGAATCGGGAGGAGTGGCAGCTCTTCGAGGGGTAGGTGTACAGGCCGTGGTCACGGAATACCTAATCAGCAACTGTGAACAGATATTCGATGATAGTGGGGATGACTTCGGCAGCCACTATATTGAATCGCAACCCAACTCCCTTAGCGATTCCAACAGTCTCCAAATTCATAGTGGCTTGGATCAAGATCTGTCGCTGTCGATGGAGCGACCGAAGAGTTTAAGCGTGGGAGGTGCCAAATTGCTCAGTCTTGAAGAGGCTCGTATTCGGCGGAACTGCATGGAAAATGCCGAGaaaactattccaattaacATCACGAACACCTCGACGCACATCGGTTCATACATCGAAGTTGGTGGCGGCCCATCCAGTCTGCCCGATAAGTATCATACTGTCCTTCCGGTGCCAAG CTGGAATAAACGAAAATCTCATTCATCGTGGAAGTCCATTTTTACACGGCAACCACGACAATCGAACAGCAATCAGGACATCAAGGAGTATAGTAATCCTACCACGCCTACCAACAAAGATCCACCAGTTATAGTGACAAACGGACGAGCGTTGAACGAGGAACGATCCGTCAAGCCAGACCAGAATGGCGCCATGAAGGAAAGCAACAGCGGTGTAATGCAGGAAAAGATGACGAAGA GTGTGGACATATTTGATGGGAAATCGCTCACGATCGATTCGTGCGCCCGGTCCAATTCGGTTGATAGCTTACGGACCACCGGCCACAGTCGATCGGTTTCCCACGATTCGTATTTCGATTTACTGCAGTCGCCGCTGAGAGGTGGCGTGGTAACCTGTCCTAGTCGCGAACTTTCTGAACTGGGGCTAAACTTTGACCGCGAGGAGCCTGAAATGAGAATTTTCTCCGAGAGCGAAAGTTTAGTGAGTAGTCCGAAGGTGGCCAAAGAG TCTACGCGGCGTACACTCCGAGCCAGACCGGAAGAATACACCAGTGGAGGCAATAGTGTGAATCCTAGTCCCAAGAAGCAGCCTCGATTGAATATCCAGAGCCCTCAAGACGCCAGCAAGCCCCAATGGATGATGGCATCAGCGGAGACGGGCTCACTTAACCCGGACGAAAGCCTTTGCAAGCGATACAAGCTAGAGGATCAATTGAGTGACATTCAGTATATCGATTGTAATACTCCGGAACACAACATTTCTAGCGGAGGGTCGTCGTTAAATAGTAACACGATATTTACAAGTGCTCAAGTTCACAAGCCGCCACTACAGGAGGACTCCGATGACGAACATGAATTAATTGGAATCAGGAACTCATATCCAGGACCTCAGTACAGTTATGTCAAGTACGATTCCCCCATAAAGGAGACCCGGTTTAGCTACCCGGGAATGTGTGCCAAAAACAAGGAAAGCAGTAGTGCTTTGAAAGAGCAGGAAATGAACGTGGATGATCAACATCAAACGCATTTGCAAAAGAATGGATCTTCACTGTATGAAAG TTTCATACTGTCCAGCCAAGCCTCATCAAAGCCCCCAAAGTATCCAGGTCGTTATAGCTACTACCAGACCGGAAGTGGCATCTCGGGAAATAATGATGAGGGAAGGGATGATGAACTGCAGGTCGTCCCCAGGAGCTGTTCGGAGAATGTGATAAGAAAAAGTGACACCCAAAAAAGTAAGCTGAGTGTGATGACCCCGCAGTCACCGGTACAAAGTCCATGTTACTCGTTGCTGGTAGGCTCGACGACGAGTTCTGATAATAGTAGCAATATGACAACTCCGGTGTACGAAATGGACGTGGCGGCCGTTATTggccagcagcaacagcagccatTAGAGAAAACCAAAGATGAAACTGAACCGAGAGATATTAAAGCCTTGAAGCGCGAGCTTTCGCTAGACCTTAGCGAAGTCAGCGCCAAAGCTGCCACGGGAAAACAGTTGGCCACGAAGAAAAATTCCTCCCCGAATACTCCTTCTAATTTTGCATCAGATAATACGACCAATACGACAACGACTACCACTAGTCAATCGATGACGCCAAGCGAGTTTTGCTATCATAATCTTAACCCAGAGTTATCTCCCGGGGAACTCGCAACTTTTGCACAGAAAGTTGCTCCAGGCAACAAGCCCGGAACTCCTATAAAGGCCACGATCAATATTACGTACAACGTAAGGTCACCTGTTCGAAAAGAGCAAGACGAGAGTATCTTTCGATCGTCACCGATAAACTCGTGCGGTTCGCTCACTCCAACATCTCTGAAATATCTGGAACAAGGCGATGAACCGTTGAAAGCATCAGAATGCGATCTGTTAGAAGAGGAAGAGTATCAACGGGAGCGACGAAGCATTTATGAAAACGTTCTCGTTACCCCAATGGAGCCGCAGCCAGTGAAAGATACTAAGAGACTCTTGGAGACTAATTTCGACGAAACAATGGTATACGAGCAGGTCAAATTCTATAAAAATGCTGTGTCACAAGTGAATGAAATGTTAGGAGGGGAACCTGAGGGGAACCAGAATGTGGTCCCGGGTGAGTTAACGCCTTCCAATCTGGTAGATCTCTCGATCAGTGAATATGAAGCAAAAGTACCTGAAGCAGACTCAATggagaaaaaatcaaaagtCAAGCTAAAAATCAAAGAggatgaagatgaagaagaagacgaggaagagaatacagatggtatcaataacaataaacgTGATTCTCGAGTTGGTACCGATTCTTCACATTCTGAAATCAAAGAGAAAGTAGATTTTGTTATGACTAGCAAAAGCGAAGAGGAAAGCGATGATGTTCCCATGTCTGACGTAAACGATGATAGTTTAGAGTTCGACAACACGGATGTGTCTTTGTATGAAAATGTAGAACTGCGGAAAAAACCTTTTGCCCCGGTTTATGAGAATATGATTCCAGGTCCGATTGGATTGGTAACATCGACGCTCAAATCCACAACCGATGatgatttttcttctttttgtgcAGATCGTAGTGACATGGACAATGAAATGGAATATCGTATCGAAATTCCTCCCAAGATTGAAATCAAACCCATCACGAACAATATTAGCGTGAAACAGTTAGCGACGAAGTTTGAAACTAGTCCCGTTGATGTAAATCCACCATTTGACTTTCACCATCAGTCGAAACTGAATAACAATCGAGGGAGTGCTGGTCCCGTTGTAACAATTCGTAACAAATCCGCAAAAGACTATCAAAATCTAACAAATATTACACGAAGCTTAGATGAAAACGCGTTCGTTCGGGAATTTGGCAGTGCACGTAAGTTAGAAAGCTTCAACAAAAGCATCCAACAAATCCCTGAAATTGATAATATCCTCAACGAGAACAATCCGAATCGACGCAAGTCATTAGATTTCACTAGACCAAAGAGCCTAAATCCACCGAAGAAACTTCCCACCCTTGTAGGAGAAGGCATTGAAAATCTCAAGGACCATGTCCATACACCACACGACTGCTGCCGTCAGCAACAACACCAACAGCAAAAATCCTCACCGCCGTCGGATCTCAAACTGGATCTATCCACCAAAATCGAGGACACCAAAGAAGCCCGAGCGTATAATGTCCGAATCACACCAACCACCGAGAACCGAATCTCACTTGTCCAGTACAACTACGACAACCGACTCAATCGGAAAGACAATCCACAGCAGCAGCAGGAGGAAGACCGCAACAGTATAACGAGCATCTCCAGTCTCAAAATGTTGGGCAGCTGCAAATTGGACCGCAGTCGGATCGAGAAAATCAAAGAAGAACGTCGCCACCAACTCAGCGAAAAATACCGGTCGGAATCCTTCAAAGGCGAACGGGGCGACTACGCAAAACTGAAATCTAAGTCCAAATCGGAGCTGCGGGATCTGCAAGATACCGACTCAATCGATCCTGGCAAAAAGTACGATTCGTTACGATTCCGCTCCAAATCCCGCGTCGAACTATCTGATCAGCCGTACAACCTCGATCATAACTTATCGACGGCCGTTTCGTTGAACACGGTGATGGCTTCGTCGATGATGATTCCCGCGGGTCGAACGCGACGCATAAGCGACGAAAAAAATCAGAACGATTGTATCGCAAGTTCATCTCCGCCCCGCAGCACCGTCAGCAGTAACATTCCACCCGATGCCAGCATATCGCAGGTTTGTGATAGTAAGTTTGAGTTGAAAACTCGCCAGAAATTCGACAAACGGGGCAGCACCAGTAGCATGACGGAGTATCCGCTGGCATCGGTTACGGCCGGTCGGGAACGCGACAGTTTTAACGGTGGATCGAATAAGAGTTTCGCCAGGAATGGTTCCAGTGGAACGCA gCGAGATCGTTTTTCTCCGCAAATTTCCATCAAGGATGTCGCTGCCATGTTCGAGTCAAGATCGCAAAATCAGTCGTAA